In Desulfobaccales bacterium, one DNA window encodes the following:
- a CDS encoding flagellar hook basal-body protein, translating to MHFGYDMAAYMGVRAERLLGVVSHNLANTATPGFKRELLNLWRLPPEPGKAAGFVDVAGRDFSQGPLMVTENDTDLAIEGPGFFKVETPQGIRYTRDGAFRLNEQWQLVTREGYLVLGKGGPITLNALDQQFGIDEEGGIHLDRSLSDQLLVVDFENPQALRPLGQTYFVSAPDAGEEREATGSRVLQGMLEASNIDPVIESVNLITIQRSFEAYLKLLDTYTDSDRKVLELAQV from the coding sequence ATGCACTTCGGCTATGACATGGCGGCCTACATGGGGGTCAGGGCCGAACGGCTTTTGGGAGTGGTGAGCCACAACCTGGCCAATACCGCTACCCCCGGCTTCAAGCGGGAGCTTCTGAACCTCTGGCGGCTGCCGCCGGAGCCCGGCAAGGCTGCGGGGTTTGTGGATGTGGCCGGCCGGGATTTCAGCCAGGGGCCCCTCATGGTCACGGAAAACGACACCGACCTGGCCATCGAGGGCCCCGGGTTCTTCAAGGTGGAGACCCCCCAGGGCATCCGCTACACCCGGGACGGCGCCTTTCGCCTCAACGAGCAATGGCAGCTCGTCACTCGGGAAGGCTACCTGGTCCTGGGCAAAGGCGGCCCCATCACCTTGAACGCCCTGGACCAGCAGTTCGGCATCGACGAAGAGGGGGGCATCCACCTGGACCGGTCCCTCTCCGACCAGCTCCTGGTGGTGGACTTCGAAAATCCCCAGGCCCTCAGGCCCCTGGGCCAGACCTACTTCGTCTCAGCCCCCGACGCGGGCGAGGAGCGGGAGGCCACCGGTTCCCGGGTGCTCCAGGGGATGCTGGAGGCCAGCAACATCGACCCGGTGATTGAATCCGTGAACCTCATCACCATCCAGCGCAGCTTCGAAGCCTATCTCAAGCTCCTGGACACCTACACCGACAGCGACCGCAAGGTCCTGGAGCTGGCCCAGGTGTAG
- the flgG gene encoding flagellar basal-body rod protein FlgG, producing the protein MFRGMFSAATGMGAQQLRLDIIANNLANVNTTGFKKSRGDFEDLVYQTLRQAGGERPSGGQVPTGMQVGLGVRPVGISKIFSQGDYVHTENELDLAIEGKGFFKILSNGVEYYTRAGNFKMDKDGFLTTPAGDRLQPEFTIPPQTVYTTIDNTGKITCFGPDGKALASGQISLYTFPNQAGLLNVGRNLFQVTEASGEPTEGRPGVDGVGTIAQGYLEVSNVNVVEEMVNMIIAQRAYELNSKAIQTADAMMERAYHLKT; encoded by the coding sequence ATGTTTCGCGGCATGTTCTCCGCGGCCACCGGCATGGGGGCCCAGCAACTTCGGCTGGACATCATCGCCAACAACCTGGCCAACGTCAACACCACCGGCTTCAAGAAGAGCCGGGGCGACTTTGAGGACCTGGTGTATCAGACCCTGCGCCAGGCCGGGGGCGAGCGGCCTTCCGGCGGTCAGGTGCCCACGGGCATGCAGGTGGGGCTGGGGGTGCGGCCGGTGGGCATCTCCAAGATCTTCTCCCAGGGCGATTATGTCCACACCGAAAACGAGCTGGATCTGGCCATCGAGGGCAAGGGCTTCTTCAAGATCCTGTCCAACGGGGTGGAGTATTACACCCGGGCGGGCAACTTCAAGATGGACAAGGACGGTTTCCTCACCACCCCGGCGGGAGACCGGCTGCAGCCGGAGTTCACCATCCCGCCCCAAACCGTCTACACCACTATTGACAACACCGGCAAGATCACCTGCTTCGGGCCGGACGGCAAGGCTCTGGCCAGCGGCCAGATCAGCCTCTACACCTTCCCCAACCAGGCGGGCCTCCTCAATGTGGGGCGCAATCTCTTCCAGGTCACCGAGGCCTCCGGGGAGCCCACCGAGGGCCGTCCGGGGGTGGACGGCGTGGGCACCATCGCCCAGGGGTACCTGGAGGTCTCCAACGTCAACGTGGTGGAGGAGATGGTCAACATGATCATCGCCCAGCGGGCCTATGAGCTGAACTCCAAGGCCATTCAGACGGCGGACGCCATGATGGAGCGGGCCTACCACCTGAAGACCTGA
- the flgA gene encoding flagellar basal body P-ring formation chaperone FlgA yields MRLGWGLLFGVMVWAGLAQAADPGAVKFRAEAEVAGEHITLGHLADLPPELAGSVGQAPIWSAPPPGQSYTLTGEFLRYRLTQMGLAELAAAGLPPAITVRQTGRILPPEEVAKAIQRYLKEHSPYPEKNLRLTVYPLEEAVLLPEGAYSLEVVPPKNGRLLGELTLELALVQEGRPLKRFKAAGRVSLEMEVVCANRPLMPPQVLSAGDVSLLRREVTTLTPQDLFTHPDQVVGRTLARPLGPREIVTPRHLSQQPLIQKGEEVTVLLMDGGLEIRTKGVAQEPGFPGKAIRLLNPKSKKEFQAQVVDHKTVRVIL; encoded by the coding sequence ATGAGATTGGGATGGGGATTGCTTTTCGGGGTCATGGTCTGGGCAGGGCTGGCCCAGGCGGCTGACCCGGGAGCGGTAAAATTCCGGGCGGAGGCGGAGGTGGCAGGAGAACACATCACCCTGGGACACTTGGCGGACCTCCCCCCCGAGCTGGCCGGGAGCGTCGGCCAGGCCCCCATATGGAGCGCCCCGCCACCGGGCCAGAGCTATACCCTCACCGGGGAGTTTCTGCGCTACCGCCTCACCCAGATGGGTCTGGCGGAGCTGGCCGCCGCCGGGCTTCCGCCCGCCATCACGGTCCGGCAGACCGGCAGAATCCTGCCGCCCGAGGAGGTGGCCAAGGCCATCCAGCGCTACCTGAAAGAACACAGCCCCTACCCGGAAAAGAACCTGCGCCTGACGGTCTATCCCCTGGAGGAGGCGGTGCTGCTCCCCGAGGGGGCATACAGCCTGGAGGTGGTACCGCCCAAAAACGGCCGCCTCTTGGGGGAGCTGACCCTGGAGCTGGCCCTCGTCCAGGAGGGGCGGCCCCTGAAGCGCTTCAAGGCCGCCGGCCGGGTGAGCCTGGAGATGGAGGTGGTCTGCGCCAACCGGCCGCTCATGCCTCCCCAGGTCCTCAGCGCCGGGGACGTCTCCCTGCTGCGGCGGGAGGTCACCACCCTCACGCCCCAGGACCTTTTCACCCACCCGGACCAGGTGGTGGGCCGGACTCTGGCCCGGCCCCTGGGTCCCCGGGAAATCGTCACCCCGCGCCACTTAAGCCAGCAGCCCCTCATCCAAAAAGGGGAGGAGGTGACGGTCCTCCTGATGGACGGTGGCCTGGAGATCCGCACCAAGGGGGTGGCCCAGGAGCCGGGCTTCCCGGGCAAGGCCATCCGCCTCCTCAACCCCAAAAGCAAAAAGGAATTTCAGGCCCAGGTGGTGGACCACAAAACCGTGAGGGTCATCCTATG